The Glycine max cultivar Williams 82 chromosome 17, Glycine_max_v4.0, whole genome shotgun sequence genome contains the following window.
AGTATGCGCGACATCACGTAAATCATCATCCTGTGTACGACAATCAGCCGCAATATTCTGAAAATGTTATGTGGATGCCAGCACATGGCGAAAAGTCGGCTTTTCCAGGCAATATTATTCATAGTCCTCATGTTGTTGATGAGAACAGTATATGTGAGCAGTGTCGCATGGGTTTTCATAGAGGCCAACCACATCTGGAGCATTCTAATATAAGTAATGGAGTTTCACAGGTTGGTAATCTATGTGCAGAATGCCCCCCACCAAATAGGGATACTTTTGCTGCTGATGCAAAGTTACACTCGGCAATCTATCCCAATGAACCCAGTAATGATCATAGGTCTGTTTTTAATGATACTCAGAATCACGAGAGAGGATGGGGCTTGCAGCATCCAACTGCTCGGGTTGAGGAATCAAGAGTGCATGTCTCTCTTGGGCATGGTAGTGTGACTGATGCTCATAACTTGCCTTCCAATTATGTTCAGCAGCAGGCTGGACCTGAATTGGGGACCGAACTGTTCCCTGAACAAACCGTGACTCCTGTACCTCCTATACAATTTCCTCCACTGGAAGATTGCAATGTGCGGTATGGAAATTCAGCTTCTCCTTATGGAGTAGATAGTAATTACGCTGTGCCGCGTGGACTTCCACCTGGTTTCTGGAGAAACACTCCAGTTCCTGTTCATATTGGACCATCTTATGAGGCTGCTACTTCACCTCAGCCGGTGAATGGTTTGATGAATGCAGCAGGATTAATCCGAGGAGAGGCCAGTCCAGGGTTTTTCATTGGACCAGATAGTCAAAATCATTGGGTTGATTCCTCACAGAAATTAACAGGACATGATGGTACAGCCATCCCAGAATATCCTTATGCACATGCTCTGAATCCATTGCCCCTTGGTCAAGAAAATCAACACCCGGTTATTGTAGATTTCATTCATCCCCCACAGGACATGAATGCTGGTACCTGCTTGAAACCCTTGCAGCTGCCAAAATCATCTTTTAATATGGTTCCCAATCAACAGGTTTTAAGAGACGATACTCATTTGACTGAAGCAAAGAGTTTTGAATCTAATGGTTTGATTGGTGAAGGAATAGTGGTAAAAATTGAGGACAATGTTCAAAACCCTGGCACCCAGACTATATCTTTTTCAGTGCAAAATAAAATTGCTGAGAATGCATGCGAAGCTGCTGCTGCTTCTTCTGTTGAGTCTAACAATTTAAAGTCAAAACCTGAAGCAGACTGCGTGCATGTTGAGAAACTGGCTGATAAGGACCCTTCTGTTCCAGAAGATTCTAAACATTTAGTTGATCAATTCAGTTTCTTGCCTGAGTTGATTGCTTCTGTAAAAAAGGCTGCATTAGAAGATGCTGTGCAGTTGAAAGCTGCAGTCGATGAGCATGCTGATTCTCCGAATCACAATTCAGATACCAAAGATGAAACAACAAATGAAGTAGAACCAGCGGTAAGGATGAAAtggttttattttcttctttgaaaatttaaaagtgaatttgttttcttttatcaaggagaggtgttgttgtgttgcctcaTATTACAATATGTATTTATTCATCTTGTAGAATGCTCATGGTGATTTAGAATTGGACTCTGAAAATGACCATGTAGATACTAATAAAATTGAGCCTACAAGGGCTGAGGAAGAAGCAATTGCTAAGGGATTACAGGTTTTCTTTCCATCTTACTCATGCATTATGTTCTCATCGTTTCGTGTTTTGAGGTCTTTTCTGGCTTTCCTTTTCCCACATGCGTTTAGGATTTGATGGTAGACTGATCATTTTTCAGACtattaaaaatgatgatttggaggAGATCCGTGAGCTTGGTTCTGGAACCTATGGAGCTGTTTATCATGGGAAATGGAAAGGTTCCGACGTTGCCATTAAGAGAATAAAAGCCAGTTGTTTTGCTGGAAGGCCATCTGAAAGAGCAAGATTGGTATTATTTGTGTTCCTTTTGTTTAAGTTTTAGAATGTGGATTTGGAtttaactcaaccccaaaaactAACTCATGGGATGAGGATTAtccctcacttatatattctatctttGTCTTATCTCTAGCTGATGTAAGACTTGGAATTTTTTCAATACATCTCCTTGCGCCCAACACTTTTGGGCTTAGTGCATGTATAATATGGTGAGTGGTTTGTTTAATGGATCTAGGATAAGCTCTGATATTATTTTAGAATGTATGGTTggacctaactcaaccccaaaattTAGCTCATGGGGTGAGGATTATCCCCCACTGATATATTCTATCTTTGTCTTATCTTTAGTCAATGTGGGATTTGAGTTTTTCCCAGATTTATACCTTGTAGAATAAGAATTTTCTTATCTCAGTCAGAAATGTTCAATCTATTGCTCAAAAACTTCACTgccttataaaaaattactttgaaTATTGGCTccaaaagaaatatttgaatGTACTAGAAATGCATAATGTAGAATTGCTTTTGGGATCAAATTGAGGTGCTGGTTTATGGGATAGCCCTGTTAAGGAATGTGTTGATAGTGCCACTATATTGTTCTACATCGAAATTCGCTCATTTtgtgcatgatgaaataaacaTCTGAATTTCCCACACCACATTATATATTTAGAAGGAGTGAAATGACAAGTAAAAAGGCTTAAATGTGGCATATTTGAAACATTTGTTAGATCCCCAACTCTATAGTGATTTCATTCTGGTTGTTGTCCCAGATCGCAGACTTCTGGAAGGAGGCATTGATGTTGAGTTCATTGCATCATCCAAATGTTGTCTCCTTTTATGGCATTGTTCGTGATGGCCCCGATGGTTCTTTAGCAACAGTCACAGAGTTCATGATTAATGGATCTTTGAAACAGTTCTTGCATAAGAAAGATAGGTAATTTGATGCATGCATGGGCTTATATTTCATCAATATTTAATAGTATGCTTTAAGGCACTGAAATGTGCAGCCTTCCATCTGAAAGCCCTCATGGACTGTTGATGTATTTATTTATGCTGTTTATTCTGAGCAATTTAACAGAACAATAGATCGTCGTAAGAGGCTCATTATAGCCATGGATGCTGCATTTGGGATGGAGTATTTGCATGGAAAAAACATTGTGCATTTTGATTTGAAATGTGAGAATCTATTGGTCAATATGAGAGATCCTCAACGGCCTATCTGCAAGGTACACATAAGAATACATTCACATATACTGAGGCAACAAAAGCCAAACGCAACCTGCTAGCGGAGATTGAAATGagatttgtgtaatttttcaGATTGGTGATTTGGGTTTATCAAAGGTTAAACAGCACACTCTAGTGTCTGGTGGAGTACGGGGGACCTTGCCTTGGATGGCTCCTGAACTTCTTAGTGGGAAAAGCAATATGGTGTCAGAGAAGGTATTCTTGGCATAGCTGTTTGACTTTACATGTCTAATACTCCTCCTTTCATTTTTTCTGATGATCTTTCCTTGCATCTATTCTTCCTTGTGCTGTAGATTGATGTCTACTCATTCGGTATAGTCATGTGGGAATTACTCACAGGGAATGAACCCTATGCTGATATGCATTGTGCTTCAATAATAGGTGAGAACCAAGTAACAAACAAAATGCATAAAGTAATTTGTCTTGCTAAAATgtgaacaaaattatatatcacCAAATCTCGACATGGTGTGCaaaattatatatcaatatTCACCATTTTCGTACTTTGTTTGCAGGAGGAATTGTGAACAACACTTTACGTCCTCAAATCCCAACTTGGTGTGATCCTGAGTGGAAATCTCTAATGGAAAGTTGTTGGGCTTCTGATCCTGTAGAAAGACCATCTTTTTCAGAAATTTCCAAGAAGCTGAGGAGTATGGCTGCTTCAATGAATTTGAAATAGTCAATTGATCTTGAATAAGTTAATTGACCTTCTCCCGTTGTATGTAGCCTAGAATTGGTAAAAGGGAAATAAGGTGAAGAATGGTTCTTCCAGTTCAAGGCACCTACCAACAAGCTTAGctttaaaaagggaaaaaataatttaaaggagTATTCAAGCTTATCCAAGCTTGTAACGTAATATCATCATGCCTTGGTTTAgtctaaattttgtttttgtaatgttGCCTTTAATGGTATCTTCCTTGGTGCAGTTACTTGCACTATAGCATGGTTTCTCTCCCAGAAGCAGCATGGTGTTCTGAAGAACagtgtgagtttttattttgttaatatgtAGATGATACTGGAcaggaaaatattttcttctgatTTATTAGTTCTTTACTTGGTTTTTGCAGGTTTTTTTTACGTGATCAGGGTAATGAACCATGCCTTCTGGAGAGATGTGTACATAAAATCAACAAACGACATGTCTCCGTTGCTTTCATACGGAGAGGATAATGACGAATTGTGCTTCCCATTTTGATGGAACCAATTCAATTTGTCATCgatattttgtttgaattgcttattatattaatataccaTATTCTTACTTAATGGCATGAATGTGCATACTTAAATTGAAGCTgtataaataaagtattttttttcatacaacTTGAGGCATAGGGGTTTGTTTAATGTATACGTTGGTCTCCTATCAATAATGTCCAAGCATCATTTTTTTTCAGATTGTGTACTGACGTCTTGGAAGACACTAAATATATTGTTCTCCTAAAAGGCCTTGATATTTAACACTGCCCTTTTCTTCCCTCCTTTTTGCACTATTTGTAAATTAAGTCAATATAAGATACAAAATAGCGAAgatgaaatattataaataatacaattaaGTTAAAACAATATCGTCAAAACATCAGTGCCCTTAGTAAGTATCCTCAGATCAAGTATCATCTTAAGCTCTTCAAGAATTTTCCCAAATAAAGCCTAAAacaaagaatataaataaatactatgAAAGTTTGATTGCCATCTAATTCATAAGAGAAATACATATACACATAGGACAAACATGACACGGCTTAGTATATGCAGTGGTTTCTTTACGAGAGCCAATGAtcagaaaatacttattttttttttcttattcctttgatccataagaaaaaaagacttTGATTAATTCAGAATTtagtcaaaaaataaataaaacttaattaagaattattttcaATGATCGAATCCAGGTATTATAAATACTCATATATCCATGCATGTAAAAAATCATTGACATAATTAATTGTTGTAAAACAAAAAGACACAAAAGTTAAAGAACAAAGACacaaaagttaaagaaaataaaagcaagGCAGTGACATCTCATGCATACTTGGTGCATCTCTCAAAATTATGGAAACAGATCCAGGTAGGCTACATCCACGTAGATTGAActcttaaattatttgataattttgaagacactattttaataagatagtaaaataaataCCGAAAAAAGACAAATATCTGAAATGAGAAATATAAGAATATTACAATGGTAAAGTATGTACTGtcaaatttaagtttattttaaattatattttatttattgagatttaatttttttaaaaaaatattttttagaatattaaagatattatttatttttaaattttcatcatataaaataatgggtaaataacagtaaaataaagttgtgacatttttaaaaaaataaaaatatttataattttattatttaaatttaatcaagattttggtatttttaaattttttttatttaattcaattcttaattgtttttatcaatgtctttatttttccgtttaatttagttttctaaattattttttcatgacaatttcaatgtctttttttttccttcttctaatGTTGTTTCATCTCTTAAAAAACAGTATTttgatacctttttttttttttgcttcctctatgaTTCATCAAGGCAATCGACAACCATTTTTTATTCAAGAATAAGATAGTTACTTAGGTAGAACTAGTGGACATGTTTATGTTAATAACTCCTCAGTGACGAACAATATgaaaaaacataattgtttAGATAATTATTATTCTTGGCAAGATAATTATTCACTTAACAAAGTTTCACGTTAAATGACAAAATCACAAATTAAACATCGTTGACTCCATTAATTTTCTGTGCCTATACCACGtatatctaaaataaatatggtTGAATTGGTTTCAATTAGAGGATTATAATGGTTTTCCCAATGATTATATAATCAACGTTTTAAGTAAGATGTTTCTGTAGCATCACCAACTCTcaatgtgaagaaaatccataaGGTCAAATTCTGTGACACAATCAACATCTACTCCCTTTGGCCCTTTCTTAGTACGTACTCTTATTTGAGTACCTAACACGCGGGTTAGACTTCTGTATAAAAGTCAAAATAGGTTGACTTCTTACACCTGTCTATATTCTACACGATGAAGAATCACCACCAAAAGCATTCACGTAACAATTTACATTttacaattaaagaaatttagTTAAGTGACTATCTTTTTAGTTAGTTACAATTTCTATATAATATGAAACGGATAAGAAAATATCATACATATAACAAGCCTCGGTTCCCCATTTAAAATCTTTGTCAGAGTGAATAATTGAGATTGCTGTTGACTCCTAGATCTAAAGTAGTTTTGATCACTTTAACTTGTCGAATATTACCTACTCAGTGaattttagtaaattaatttttattttgtgtagtATTACTCTATTGCATACATTGATgcccttattttaatttttgattaatGCAAAATTTGAAACTTGGTTTCTAAAGGGAGTATATCTccttcttttaatatatataataataatataatcccACTTCGATTATAATGATTTAGCTCTAAAACTATGAAGTTGTATTATTCTGCTTTCAGTAATTGAGGTTTTCATTATGAAGAGTCAATATTTCTGTGTATTACTTAAAAACTTAGATTATGTGATCCAggtatcaaaaaaaaaaaaaaaaaaatatatatatatatatatatatatatatatatatatatatatatatatatatatatatatatgggtttGTTACCACTTACCAGTATTATTGAAACAAGTAACATAACGGGTTTAGAACTTGACAGTTCTTGGGTGTGACTCGAGAAAGGGATCGATTAGAGATCAAGTTGAACTCAGTAACGTAATTAACCAGGTCTGTTTATGCTgtgttagtaaatattttacaaaaaatgcaTGAAGCATGGATAATCACAGTttgattattgttatttaattatttattagtatacGATCATCGAGTCACACGTATACGTACGTAGACTCCTGCAATCATGATTAGTGTCATTTTAAAGAAGAATTGATACTGAACTCTGTtggcataaataaatatttggcgTCCAAGTCTACTAACAGCATCTTTGTCAACCCTAGTGACGACATATACAAAGTGTGATCTTTCTGCGAATCTCTAGTTATTTTTATACAAGATTGGCTTTTTTCGATCTGATGCTTATCTTAAGTCTACTAATTAAAAGAGTAAATTAAACAAAGTGAATCACAGGTGTCATGATAGCAAAGTTATGTTTCCTTGGATCAgcttaaaagtaattaatttggaATAAAAGTGCTCTTAAAATGTGTTGAGAAATATAGCTTAGCAGGTATTTCTTCTGATCACCAAAAATTATGGTTGTGTTGTGAGTTTTCAGTCCCCAATTTCCTGAATTACCTTTCCTCATTTCTTCCCAAGAGAACATTCCTAACATGAGCTAGAGAGAGATGTTAAGAATTTATGGAACAAATCGAACTGGGTAAAAAAGATAGAAGCTGAAACATTAAGACACTACAATAAAGATCATACTTTGAAGTTTTAAACCATATGAACTAAATATGAGCTCGTTGAAAAAATTCTATAACTTAAATTATAGGATATATTACTAATGAGTGTTTTTAAGGaatcaatcaataaataaaaatattgaaaatcacATTAGAGATGTATGATGAGAGTAtattgacaatattttttaatctttttttcacttttaattatttaactagcACCCTTAACATATGccttttttctgtaaaaaaaaaaaaaacatttacctttttttaatcatgattttgtgTACCCATTGTTTTCCCTGAAATGCTAACTTGAAAATGTAATCTAACATGTTGTTGAGTTGCAAATCAAACAACTTGAATTGTGAAATCCGACTCTTTTTTCCACTGGCTAGAAAACTAGTATAAACATTAAAGAGTGTGAAATGGCATGCAACTATATTCTATATATCTAACATTTATTACATACTGTACAAAATAACATTACGACTAGATCAGGTTTAACTGcgaaaatattatcaaatacaTTGAAAGTTTaccttattttgtttataaattcaatttaaccaaataataataaaatttaaggaaTACCCGCTTATTAAGGCTTACATAAAATAATACTGTATAGTGTATAATTCTAGTTTTTTCCTTAACGtatgtattaattaataaattaaggcAGAACCAATAATTACCAAGATAGTTTTGGGTTAGACTTCCATGTTTATCCTCTGATCAAAACTGTATTAACTAGTTGTTACGCTAGATTAGTCTTCTCGATGATGAAATGTACTGTTCTTTTTCCCCCATTTCGCTTCACCTTTTTCTTGAAGAACAGGAAAAAGAAATACAGCGTCAATGTAAAGATTCTTTGTTAAGGAGAAAGACAAGCAGAAGCATGTTTTCTTCGTCCCAAAGATCCGAGACTATTTGATGATAAAGAtattaaagtttataaatttaGGAGCTAAGTGCTTTTTCGAATTTGATGGTTTCTCCTTGTTATATTTCTAAGTGAGTGCGGTTCCATACCTTTATTTTCCTgcttattgattaaaaaaaccgCTAGATGAAGTATTAAATTAGAAAACCAAGGTCAATGAGTGGTGCTTCTTCTGAATAATATTGAATTGCAAAGACCTTTCTGTttggttttacttcttttcttattttgatacAGTTTCCTTATTGTCTTTAACGTGTCCTACTCCAACTTGTCAAACAGGaacaaagaagaaaagtaaaataataccaaataaaatgaaatgggaTTTTGTTTGTTGATAATAACCCAACTAATTCctagcctttttttttaaaaaaaaaaggacaaaaaaagatatatcaattattttaacaaatgtttgaccttttcattttctacttTTATAATCACATAGCTACATTATTGCACAATCAATCCCGAGCTCCATGGCTGGTAAAGGAGCctttctttgaattataataAGCTACTAGTATTTGGAGAGCTATGATGTAtcttgatcttttatttttatttttaaagtggtATCTTGATCTTCTATAACTTGGATATATCAATAAGAATCtacttttaaaagaaatagaatATTAGCaacatattgaaaaaaaattgatgaaaattataaaaattattttttatttaatgaatcccacttgtaattttataatttaaaataaattttatttaatgataaaaaatatattacatagtATATCACTAACGTTCCTCATATATGTACTAGTTAGTACTTTATTATTGccttattttaacaattaatatattattttaaaatacaaccaAATCTCCATTGTTAGACAACGTATATATCAAGGATgttcaaattatataaaattatatatatatataatagaaaagataagatcaatttgtttttttataacaatgaacATTATATTGAacttaatgataatttataaatattctttttactcTGTAAATGTTAAAGAACAATTTTAGGTCTCTAATTTATATATCATATCAAGAATTCAAGCTAAATGACTTTGGTTTTTGGAGGCTGGTGGAGAAGAGAAGCAACTGAGAGCCAAATAAATAACATGACATGACCTTTCTTCGTATTAGAAATATCTTGTCGTGATGGAAAAGATGCCAGTTTTTATTGGTGCATGGTTTCAAATAAGAATCAGTGGGTTATGATTTTGTGGTGAAAGCAAACGATGGTTTCATTGTCAAGGCATTAGCTATAGTTTTTCTAACTTTCATCATCAGCTCGTCAACAATGTATGTATTGGTTTCTGACAGAATTTCAATCCCTTGACATTTTATAATGCTTATATATTGAAACCTTAAGAAAGAAATACAAGTAACTATTTATGTGGAGCTTAAATATTCAGAGAAACTTTCCCTCAGTATCATGTCTCCCATTTCAAGTCCGTACAATAACCCATGATGAGCCAATTTGTcgcaatattaattatttgaatttcaatttaaagTCAACCATCATGGAATATCTGAAATATTTCATGGTTGAGTTAGAGACTTATAAAGGAAAATATTCCAACATTGATATGAGAAGAAAGGGAAAGAGCAAAAAGTCCGAAGCATACGTCCTCAGCTGCGACGTCATTATTCACCCAAAACGAAAAAAAGAACGTTGCAACTTTAGtttccgttttttttttttttaaccttttgattcttaatttgcatataacattttcattcttaatttgCATACTGGCTAgctactaaaattataaattagaagGCTCATCTTTTCTTCGTAAATGTATTTGCTTTTTTATGATAAAGTTATTGACTGAATCAAAGCAATGTGTGTTTCCTTCGCACATCTTCCACGATAATTCCTCAGTTAATTAATTACACATAAgggtaattttatttattttaagaaataattaccAATAGGAAGCTGCAGTACATTCCCGTCAATATAATAAGATATGTTGGGATGACTTGACAATGGAACATTTTCAAGGATAATGCGGACAAACTAAGAGGATGGAGCCTTCTATTGATCAAATACTTGTAGCATCGGGTTCAAGCATTAAACTAATAGACCTATGAAAAAGCAGTGCAACTTTTTAtgtaaaagaagagaaattttATGTTACGTTTGTCCAGTTGCATGCATAATTAAACGCGGTGACCGAACTAATCCAAAAAGGAAGACAGAGAAAGATGAATAAACCCTAGAAGAAAAAAACCGAGTTGAAAAAAATAGCTGGTGAGGGAATGGAGGGGGTGAGGTGTGTAAGACTTTTTGTCCTTTTAAGAATCACATCAGCCATACTTCCCTACCTATAAATCATACCCTTCCTTCGTCGTAGTTTCCCAACAATCCTAGCTAGCAAAGTTGATATTTGCTTCAACAAAAAACAGAAAGAGAAACctaaacagagagagagagagagagagagagagacaacaACACAAAAAGATGGGTAGAGCTCCATGCTGTGACAAGAACAACGTGAAGAAAGGACCATGGTCTCCTGAAGAGGATGCTACACTCAAAACCTATATTGAAAAGAATGGAACTGGTGGCAATTGGATTGCTCTTCCTCAGAAAATTGGTACACTCCTCtctcttataattttcttttaatattccTCTTAAGCGTATATATTTATTGAGTCCAAGAGCAAATACTATTTAGTTTGGCTTTGGAAAGGTGAACTTTGGTtagtataataattaatcatcGATTAATTCAAAACCTTATTGATGGATACAAATAATTCGCAGGGCTCAAGAGGTGTGGAAAGAGTTGCAGACTTAGGTGGTTAAATTACTTGAGACCTAATATCAAACATGGTGGATTTACTGAAGAAGAAGACAACATCATCTGCAGCCTTTACATTAGCATTGGAAGCAGGTCCTTCTCTCTCAAAACCCCCCATCTCTATCTACGAGCCTTGTGCTGtagtttttgaacaaaattgtttGTCCTTTTTGTTTTGTCACTA
Protein-coding sequences here:
- the LOC100782903 gene encoding uncharacterized protein isoform X2, with amino-acid sequence MCNKGFQCLSQCESVIDHRQGFIMDSPIRSPATGSGSGSGEDNRRVKFLCSFLGSIMPRPQDGKLRYVGGETRIVSVPRDISYEELMGRMRELYDGAAVLKYQQPDEDLDALVSVVNDDDVVNMMEEYDKLGSGDGFTRLRIFLFSQSEQDGSSHFIDGDDSERRYVDALNSLNDGSNSDFRRLQQGEFSMMSPVEDIHVAADQFYNPINVESGIHSQRSGDLSMSPYNMHHLTVQHPQALGQRYNEMDAPWNPAYYSPRHHGLHDFPSSPSGTRYRVPFPELPDKCIDRVPEEYARHHVNHHPVYDNQPQYSENVMWMPAHGEKSAFPGNIIHSPHVVDENSICEQCRMGFHRGQPHLEHSNISNGVSQVGNLCAECPPPNRDTFAADAKLHSAIYPNEPSNDHRSVFNDTQNHERGWGLQHPTARVEESRVHVSLGHGSVTDAHNLPSNYVQQQAGPELGTELFPEQTVTPVPPIQFPPLEDCNVRYGNSASPYGVDSNYAVPRGLPPGFWRNTPVPVHIGPSYEAATSPQPVNGLMNAAGLIRGEASPGFFIGPDSQNHWVDSSQKLTGHDGTAIPEYPYAHALNPLPLGQENQHPVIVDFIHPPQDMNAGTCLKPLQLPKSSFNMVPNQQVLRDDTHLTEAKSFESNGLIGEGIVVKIEDNVQNPGTQTISFSVQNKIAENACEAAAASSVESNNLKSKPEADCVHVEKLADKDPSVPEDSKHLVDQFSFLPELIASVKKAALEDAVQLKAAVDEHADSPNHNSDTKDETTNEVEPANAHGDLELDSENDHVDTNKIEPTRAEEEAIAKGLQTIKNDDLEEIRELGSGTYGAVYHGKWKGSDVAIKRIKASCFAGRPSERARLIADFWKEALMLSSLHHPNVVSFYGIVRDGPDGSLATVTEFMINGSLKQFLHKKDRTIDRRKRLIIAMDAAFGMEYLHGKNIVHFDLKCENLLVNMRDPQRPICKIGDLGLSKVKQHTLVSGGVRGTLPWMAPELLSGKSNMVSEKIDVYSFGIVMWELLTGNEPYADMHCASIIGGIVNNTLRPQIPTWCDPEWKSLMESCWASDPVERPSFSEISKKLRITCTIAWFLSQKQHGVLKNSVFFT
- the LOC100782903 gene encoding uncharacterized protein isoform X1 encodes the protein MCNKGFQCLSQCESVIDHRQGFIMDSPIRSPATGSGSGSGEDNRRVKFLCSFLGSIMPRPQDGKLRYVGGETRIVSVPRDISYEELMGRMRELYDGAAVLKYQQPDEDLDALVSVVNDDDVVNMMEEYDKLGSGDGFTRLRIFLFSQSEQDGSSHFIDGDDSERRYVDALNSLNDGSNSDFRRLQQGEFSMMSPVEDIHVAADQFYNPINVESGIHSQRSGDLSMSPYNMHHLTVQHPQALGQRYNEMDAPWNPAYYSPRHHGLHDFPSSPSGTRYRVPFPELPDKCIDRVPEEYARHHVNHHPVYDNQPQYSENVMWMPAHGEKSAFPGNIIHSPHVVDENSICEQCRMGFHRGQPHLEHSNISNGVSQVGNLCAECPPPNRDTFAADAKLHSAIYPNEPSNDHRSVFNDTQNHERGWGLQHPTARVEESRVHVSLGHGSVTDAHNLPSNYVQQQAGPELGTELFPEQTVTPVPPIQFPPLEDCNVRYGNSASPYGVDSNYAVPRGLPPGFWRNTPVPVHIGPSYEAATSPQPVNGLMNAAGLIRGEASPGFFIGPDSQNHWVDSSQKLTGHDGTAIPEYPYAHALNPLPLGQENQHPVIVDFIHPPQDMNAGTCLKPLQLPKSSFNMVPNQQVLRDDTHLTEAKSFESNGLIGEGIVVKIEDNVQNPGTQTISFSVQNKIAENACEAAAASSVESNNLKSKPEADCVHVEKLADKDPSVPEDSKHLVDQFSFLPELIASVKKAALEDAVQLKAAVDEHADSPNHNSDTKDETTNEVEPANAHGDLELDSENDHVDTNKIEPTRAEEEAIAKGLQTIKNDDLEEIRELGSGTYGAVYHGKWKGSDVAIKRIKASCFAGRPSERARLIADFWKEALMLSSLHHPNVVSFYGIVRDGPDGSLATVTEFMINGSLKQFLHKKDRTIDRRKRLIIAMDAAFGMEYLHGKNIVHFDLKCENLLVNMRDPQRPICKIGDLGLSKVKQHTLVSGGVRGTLPWMAPELLSGKSNMVSEKIDVYSFGIVMWELLTGNEPYADMHCASIIGGIVNNTLRPQIPTWCDPEWKSLMESCWASDPVERPSFSEISKKLRITCTIAWFLSQKQHGVLKNSFFTWFLQVFFT